DNA sequence from the Brachybacterium avium genome:
GCGCTGGAGATCCCCCGCACCCGGCTGCTCGCCGCCGTGCTCGCCTCGCTGGCGACGCTCGGCTCCGCCTTCGCCCTGGCCGCGGTCGCCGCCTATCTCGTCACCCGGGCCTGGACGATGCCGCCGGTCCTGGACCTCACCATCGCCGTGGTGGCGGTCCGGGCGCTCGGCGTCTCCCGTGGAGCGTTCCGCTGGCTGGAGCGGATGCTCACCCATGACGTCGCCCTGCGGGGCGTGGTCTCCCTGCGCACGAACCTGTTCACCGCAGTGGCCGCGCGCACCGATGATGCGCTGACCCGGCTGCGGCGAGGAGATCTGCTGGCCCGACTCGGGGATGATGCCCAGGAGCTCGGCGACCACGTCATCACCGCCCTGGTGCCGACACTGGTCTCGGTGGTGATGGCGGTGGCGGTGCTCGCGACCTTCGCGCCGCTGTCCCTGTCCGCCGCCGCGGTGATGCTCACCTCCCTGGCGCTCGCGAGCGTGCTCGCCCCGCTGGCCGCCCATCGGGCATCGAGGATCTCCGAGCAGGCGGTGCTCACCACCCGCGCCGGTCTCAGCGCGCAGGCCCTGGAGATCCTCGACGACGCCACCTCCCTGCGCGTTCAGGGCCGGCTCGAGGGGTCGCTGGCCGAGCTGGGGCAGCGGCAGGCGGCGCACGACGACGCGATCGATCGGGCGGCGGTGCCCGCGGCGGTGGCCTCCGCCGCGGTGCCGCTGACGATGATCCTGGCGGTGACCGGCAGCCTGCTGGCGGCCGGGTCGCTGTGGGCCGACGGCGGGGCCTCGGCCGGGCAGATCGGTGTGCTGCTCCTGCTGCCGCTGTCCTCCTTCGAGGCGGCCACTGCTCTGCCCGCGGCGGCCTCGCAGCACGCCCGCTCCCAGGCCGCGGCCGCACGGCTGGCCGAGCTGGCCGGCCCACCTGCGGCGG
Encoded proteins:
- the cydC gene encoding thiol reductant ABC exporter subunit CydC: MSAPSSTALRQAVRALEIPRTRLLAAVLASLATLGSAFALAAVAAYLVTRAWTMPPVLDLTIAVVAVRALGVSRGAFRWLERMLTHDVALRGVVSLRTNLFTAVAARTDDALTRLRRGDLLARLGDDAQELGDHVITALVPTLVSVVMAVAVLATFAPLSLSAAAVMLTSLALASVLAPLAAHRASRISEQAVLTTRAGLSAQALEILDDATSLRVQGRLEGSLAELGQRQAAHDDAIDRAAVPAAVASAAVPLTMILAVTGSLLAAGSLWADGGASAGQIGVLLLLPLSSFEAATALPAAASQHARSQAAAARLAELAGPPAAAVPSAPAPARRAEAELRAVGLTAGWSPQTPRVRALDLELPAGSRLAVVGASGSGKSTLLATLAGLLDPLAGHVELDGQDLAALDPAAVRAGVTMFAEDGHVFATTVRENLRVVRGDLGDQEIRAALAAVGLVDWVAALPRGLDTMLGPDGTTISGGERRRLLLARAVVRGGPVLLLDEPTEHLDTERGDALLHALLTPQDTTLVPTSSTVVVVTHRIEAIPAGTSILRLEDHR